One window from the genome of Marinifilum sp. JC120 encodes:
- the gap gene encoding type I glyceraldehyde-3-phosphate dehydrogenase translates to MSKVKVGINGFGRIGRQVLKTIWERHRDTVEVVAINDLFDIETNSALFARDTNYGKFPAEVKVEGTTMYIGSDYTIKNFAERDPRRIPWGECGVDVVIECTGIFRTGPTAAQHLEGGAKKVVISAPAKEEDITVVMGVNHKDYDPAKHHIISNASCTTNCLAPIVKTMHEKFGIDKGVMTTVHAYTNDQRILDQPHKDLRRARAAACNMIPTSTGAAKAVALVIPEMAGRFEGYSVRVPTPTVSLVDFVAVLKKDTTTEELKATLKAAAEGELNGIMGYSEEPLVSSDFLADPRSGIVEADFTVVQGGNLAKVYAWYDNEWGYSCRLADLIDYMAKCGI, encoded by the coding sequence ATGAGTAAAGTAAAAGTAGGTATTAACGGTTTCGGCCGTATCGGCCGTCAGGTTCTTAAGACCATCTGGGAAAGACATCGCGACACTGTTGAAGTTGTTGCTATCAACGACCTTTTCGATATTGAAACAAACTCCGCTCTTTTCGCACGTGACACCAACTACGGTAAATTTCCCGCAGAAGTAAAAGTAGAAGGAACCACCATGTACATCGGTTCTGACTACACCATCAAAAACTTCGCGGAACGTGATCCTCGCCGCATCCCCTGGGGTGAGTGCGGTGTTGATGTCGTTATCGAGTGTACTGGTATTTTCAGAACCGGACCTACCGCTGCGCAGCATCTTGAAGGCGGCGCAAAGAAGGTTGTTATCTCCGCTCCTGCAAAGGAAGAAGATATCACCGTTGTTATGGGTGTTAACCACAAGGATTACGATCCCGCGAAACACCACATTATCTCCAATGCTTCCTGCACCACCAACTGCCTCGCGCCTATCGTTAAGACCATGCACGAGAAGTTCGGTATTGATAAAGGTGTGATGACCACTGTTCACGCATACACCAACGACCAGCGTATTCTCGACCAGCCCCATAAGGATCTGCGTCGTGCTCGCGCTGCCGCTTGCAACATGATCCCCACCTCCACCGGTGCGGCTAAAGCTGTTGCTCTGGTAATCCCCGAAATGGCCGGCCGTTTCGAAGGTTACTCCGTGCGTGTACCAACACCTACCGTATCCCTTGTTGACTTCGTTGCAGTGCTCAAGAAGGACACCACAACCGAAGAACTCAAGGCTACTCTGAAAGCCGCTGCTGAAGGCGAACTCAACGGAATCATGGGTTACTCTGAAGAGCCTCTTGTTTCTTCCGACTTCCTCGCCGATCCCCGTTCCGGTATCGTCGAAGCAGACTTCACAGTTGTACAGGGCGGCAACCTTGCCAAGGTTTACGCATGGTATGATAACGAATGGGGTTACTCCTGCCGTCTGGCCGACCTGATCGACTACATGGCTAAGTGCGGTATCTAA
- a CDS encoding GAF domain-containing protein: MGVTRLYKAIFEITRAVNSSLEPENVLHSIAEKVATEMELKGCFIRLLDRKGETLKADASYGLSERYEKKGPVEVSKSRLDQEVLEGKIVSIPDVRKDDRFQYPEEAVKEGLCSLVVLPLTARGEKVIGVLRVYSAELREFSEEELDFLKCVADLSGLALENARMYSALKRASELANDYIYRVDDL; encoded by the coding sequence ATGGGTGTAACCAGACTCTACAAAGCAATTTTTGAAATCACCAGAGCTGTTAACTCCAGTCTGGAACCGGAAAATGTTCTGCACAGTATTGCCGAAAAAGTGGCAACTGAAATGGAACTGAAAGGTTGTTTTATCAGACTTCTCGATCGCAAGGGTGAAACTCTGAAAGCAGATGCATCCTACGGATTGAGCGAACGGTACGAAAAGAAAGGTCCTGTTGAGGTTTCCAAAAGCCGTCTGGACCAGGAAGTTCTTGAAGGCAAGATCGTATCCATTCCCGATGTAAGAAAGGATGACCGCTTTCAGTATCCTGAAGAAGCAGTCAAGGAAGGTCTTTGCTCTCTGGTCGTTCTTCCCCTTACCGCACGTGGTGAAAAAGTTATCGGTGTTCTGCGCGTATACTCCGCTGAGCTTCGCGAATTTTCTGAAGAGGAACTGGATTTCCTCAAGTGCGTTGCAGACCTCTCCGGTCTCGCTCTTGAAAATGCCCGCATGTATAGCGCACTGAAGCGTGCAAGCGAACTGGCAAACGATTACATCTACCGCGTCGACGATTTATAA